The Gammaproteobacteria bacterium DNA window CCATATCGGATAAGTACCGAAGCGATTTCGTGCAAGCGACCTATATCTCGAGCGACTTTTAGCGTTTCCCACAACATAGCGGAATATCAGTGCCCAGGTCAGGACTTTGGTTGATCGTCGTTGGATTTCAATTTATCCGATAGTGCTTGTAGAAAACCGCTGGCTGCCTGGGCCACGTCTGCTGAAAAGGATTTGGCTGCGTCACTTACTGCAGTGACTCCGGCTTCACTGACATTGAGAATTTTTTGTTTAAGCTCAGCAATGTCGTCACTGGTTCGTTTCCCCACTGCGGTTCCCGTATTTTTTGCATGAGTTGCCAAGTCCTGAATGGTTTCTTGTAATAACGATTTACCCGTTTTGGCGGCCTCCTCCAGTGTCTCTATAAACATTTCCTCAAGACTGTGTAATTGATCCAGTGTGTGTTTAAAATCTTCTTCTTTATAGTCCTTTACCCGGGCTACGGTTTCCTCTATAGCCAACTTGGTGGCCTGAGCGCTTTTTTCCAAAGCCGCATCCAAGCCTGCAGCCACATCGTCCATGGATTTCTTAACGTCAGCGGTATCAACATCCAAACCGGTTTTTGCACCATCCACCACCGCCTTGGCTACAGCTTTGACTCTGTCCATATCCAGGGTGCGGTTGCTTAAAGCTTCCAGGGTAATATCCCGGATTTCATCTCGAACGTTCCCGCCTTTTTTCACTGCCTCTTCTGCGGCGGCTTTTACGGATTCGGTGTTTTCATCATTCATAACAACTCCTTACAAGGCCCGTTTTTTCTGTTCTTCATGTCAATTCTAGTCTTTCTATTACCATATGCATTATTTCAGCGAAGAAAAAGCTTTTTTTGTCGAGGTATAGCCTAACTGGATCAATTCGTTTGCGCGGTCAAATTCGTAAAATGAACAGGTATTGGCGGGAATGGTGACAGTAATATCCGGTGTGTACGCTGCTAATTGCAACCGGGTGATTCTTGCCTGCATAGTTTCCATGGAGCGGAGCATAATTCCATAAAACGACAAACTGGTGTCTGAACGGGCAATACCAACTGATGTTTTGGGCCAGAATTGACGGACGAATTCCTGATATCCGTTTCTGCTTTCGTTGATCGCAGGTGTAATGTGTCGGTGGTACCTGCCGTTCAAGTCCACCGCCACCGTTAAGTCGGTAGTATCTTTGAGCGTAGGCGCTATTGGCACCGGGTTTACCAAGCTACCATCCAGGAATTGTTGGCCCAAATAGTTATGTGGTGCAAATATCGTGGGGATAGAGATGGATGCTCGAATGGCATCAAACAACGGTCCGCTATTTAACCAAACTTCCTTTTGTGATTGCAGATTTGTCGCAACCGCAGTGAACGATAAGGGTAAAGATTCTATGTTTCGATCCCCGATCATTTCTTTGAGCAAGCTAATTATCTTTTCCCCCTTGAAGAGACCCTGTCGCCGAAATGACAAGTCGAGTAATCGCAGAATGTCGATTTTTTCAAGGTTGGTGACCCATTGAGCATAGACATCCAGCGCTCCGGCCGCGTAAATCCCTCCTACAAGAGCGCCAATAGAGGTGCCCGAAATGGACCGGATCACATATCCTTGCTCGATGAGCCATTGAATGACTCCTATATGGGCCAGTCCCCGAGCCCCTCCACTACCTAATACCAGCGAGATTGTTTTTGGTGACGCCACTGAAGCCCGCCCTCCTCCTTATAAGTATAACGTGCCCTTGGGAGGATGTTAGAATAAGTAAATATTACATATTTATCTATATGATATGTTATATAGTTAAAGTGATATGTTCTCATGGAAACGGGCTTCGGTGCCCGTTTCCACTACTGTGTTTCAATTAATGTGTTTCAATTACTGTGTTTCAATTAAAAACGATGATGTCTTTCTTTGTGCTCCTGAATTTTTTCCCGCAACGATTGCTGCTGTTTCGGATTGAGGCTGTCATAGAAGTTACCCAGAGCCGTTATGACAGCCGGAGCATTGTCGTTCACATAGCGGGTTTTTTGATTGACCAAATCCAGAGCTGTTCCTTGATTGAAGGTCGGTTCCTTTATCAAAGACATTACTTTATCCATGTGCGCCAC harbors:
- a CDS encoding patatin-like phospholipase family protein, whose amino-acid sequence is MASPKTISLVLGSGGARGLAHIGVIQWLIEQGYVIRSISGTSIGALVGGIYAAGALDVYAQWVTNLEKIDILRLLDLSFRRQGLFKGEKIISLLKEMIGDRNIESLPLSFTAVATNLQSQKEVWLNSGPLFDAIRASISIPTIFAPHNYLGQQFLDGSLVNPVPIAPTLKDTTDLTVAVDLNGRYHRHITPAINESRNGYQEFVRQFWPKTSVGIARSDTSLSFYGIMLRSMETMQARITRLQLAAYTPDITVTIPANTCSFYEFDRANELIQLGYTSTKKAFSSLK